One genomic region from Phocoena sinus isolate mPhoSin1 chromosome 3, mPhoSin1.pri, whole genome shotgun sequence encodes:
- the LOC116750678 gene encoding LOW QUALITY PROTEIN: uncharacterized protein LOC116750678 (The sequence of the model RefSeq protein was modified relative to this genomic sequence to represent the inferred CDS: substituted 1 base at 1 genomic stop codon) produces the protein MGQTMTTPLSLTLSHWTEVRARAHNLSVEVRKGKWQTLCTSEWPTFQTGWPPEGSFLLDKVGLVKSRVFNTGPHGHPDQIPYILVWEDLVLSPPPWVRPFVSSTGTSACAPAQSEILALKKTPDTEKSSAAPDPPKAIYPDLQSDLLLLDSPPPYPPALNPMSPLGPPASQPSAPVGPPVMAERGGPSAGTRSRRAVSPDSTALPLREYGPPDNHGNRPLQYWPFSSADLYNWKMHNPTFSKNPQALTALIESLVFTHQPTWDDCQQLLQTLLTTEERQRVLLEAKKNVLAANGQPTQLPNEIDAGFPLVRPNWDFNTPEGKEHLKMYRQALVAGLHGAARRPTNLAKVREVTQGPQESPTVFLERLMEAFRRFTPYDPTSEEHKATIAMAFIDQAAPDIRKKLQRLDGLQGFSLQDLVKEADKVYNKRETEEEREERKQKEQEAREVRXDKRQERHLSKILATVVRGGNSRDRNRQEGRTTDRRRPLDKDQCAYCKEKGHWARECP, from the coding sequence atgggacaaactatgacgactcctctttctcttaccctaagccactggaccgaagttagggctagggcccacaacctttcggtagaagtaaggaaaggaaaatggcaaacgctgtgtacctctgagtggcctacatttcagacagggtggccacccgaaggatcttttttgttagataaggttgggctagtcaagtctagggtctttaacacaggaccccacggacacccagaccagataccatatatcctggtctgggaagatctagttctctccccgcctccgtgggtccggccctttgtttcctcaacaggcacgtctgcatgcgctccagcacaatcggagatattggccctgaagaaaaccccagacacagaaaagtcatctgctgccccggacccgccaaaggcgatatatcctgacctgcagtctgatttgcttcttctagattccccacctccttatcctccggccctaaatcccatgtcgcccctaggacccccagcttcacaaccctccgcaccagtagggccacctgttatggcagaaagggggggtccctcggcgggcaccagaagccggagggctgtttccccggattctactgctttaccccttagagaatatggcccccccgataaccacgggaatagaccccttcaatactggcccttttcctctgcagatctttataattggaagatgcataaccctactttctctaaaaacccacaggctcttactgctttaatagagtctcttgtcttcacccaccaacccacctgggatgattgtcaacagctcctccagactctcctcacaactgaggagaggcaacgggttctcctggaggctaaaaagaatgtgttagccgccaatggacaacctacccagttgcctaacgagattgatgccgggtttccactcgtcaggccgaattgggactttaataccccggaaggtaaggagcacctgaaaatgtatcgccaggctctggtggcgggtctccatggagcggccaggcgccccacgaatttggctaaggtaagagaggtaactcaggggccccaggaatcgccaaccgtgttcctagaacgcttaatggaggcttttagacgattcactccttatgatccaacttctgaggaacataaggccaccatagcaatggcctttattgaccaggcggcccctgatattagaaagaagttacaaaggctggatggcctacaaggtttctcccttcaggacttagtaaaagaggcagataaggtatataataagagggagacagaagaagaaagagaagaaagaaagcagaaggaacaagaggctcgtgaggtaagatgagataagaggcaagaaagacatttgagtaagatactggccactgtagtcagaggaggaaacagtagagacagaaatagacaggaagggcgaacaacggatagaaggcggccattagacaaggaccaatgtgcctactgtaaagaaaaaggtcattgggcaagagaatgccct